The following coding sequences lie in one Sphingomonas sp. M1-B02 genomic window:
- a CDS encoding Uma2 family endonuclease, whose translation MTEQRPLNTSPMPLKLRIEDYLALNELGAFADYAKTELIEGEIFFMNAQHRPHARLKGNLYRLLADALKSLGNDLEALVEVSVAIPPHDSPEPDIVVTSLPVGEGLVPVTSVALVVEVADTTLISDLGRKSVLYARAGIREYWVADVNARVIHQMWAPEDDGYVQRCEVAFGDRIEAATIPELTLETAGI comes from the coding sequence ATGACCGAGCAGCGCCCGCTCAACACTTCACCGATGCCGCTCAAGTTGCGGATCGAGGACTATCTCGCGCTCAATGAACTTGGCGCATTCGCCGATTATGCCAAGACCGAGCTGATCGAAGGAGAAATCTTCTTCATGAACGCGCAGCATCGGCCGCACGCCCGGCTGAAGGGCAACCTTTATCGCTTGCTCGCCGATGCCCTCAAGAGTTTAGGTAATGATCTGGAGGCGCTCGTGGAGGTTTCGGTTGCGATCCCCCCGCATGATTCACCCGAGCCGGATATTGTCGTGACTTCCCTTCCCGTGGGCGAGGGGTTGGTGCCTGTCACTTCGGTCGCGTTGGTGGTGGAGGTGGCGGACACGACTTTGATAAGCGACCTCGGCCGGAAGTCCGTCCTTTATGCTCGGGCGGGCATCCGCGAATATTGGGTCGCGGATGTGAATGCTCGGGTCATCCACCAGATGTGGGCGCCTGAGGACGATGGCTATGTTCAGCGGTGCGAGGTGGCGTTCGGCGACCGGATCGAGGCGGCCACGATTCCAGAGCTGACGCTGGAAACGGCGGGGATTTGA
- a CDS encoding acylphosphatase, with product MATQRIFVTGRVQGIGYRDWVVRTAQRTKLTGWVRNLKDGRVEILATGEEEALAALVEGAREGPVHARVENVEAFPTDDDKASKGFTKRFTA from the coding sequence ATGGCGACACAGCGGATTTTCGTAACCGGGCGCGTGCAGGGCATCGGCTATCGCGACTGGGTGGTGCGCACCGCGCAGCGCACGAAGCTGACCGGCTGGGTCCGCAACCTCAAGGATGGCCGCGTCGAAATCCTTGCCACCGGCGAAGAGGAAGCGCTGGCGGCGCTGGTGGAAGGCGCGCGCGAGGGGCCGGTCCATGCCCGTGTCGAGAATGTCGAGGCCTTCCCCACCGACGACGACAAGGCAAGCAAAGGCTTCACGAAGCGGTTCACCGCCTGA
- a CDS encoding M28 family peptidase — translation MNKRTLLAAIAAFALPLPALAQTAPDVAALREAALEDDLAWEITEGLTTEIGQRLAATEAEARARDWSVKKLTALGFQNVRIEPFTMPVWERGDEEAHVLGASAQKLTIAALGNSGSTGSRGVEGDVVYFASFADLQAAPAGSLKGKIAFISHAMTATQDGSQYGPSGAARRLGPSLAASKGAVATLIRSIGTDHHRNPHTGGTTWAQGVKPTAAAALSLPDAEQLQRLLKRGPVRLKLVVTSEMKGQGRSGNVIAEVPGSDPAAGIVLIACHLDSWDLGTGAIDDASGCGIVTAAAKRVADAGQPRRTIRLLWAGAEEPGVFGGAAYFAAHKSEYHALASESDFGADRIWRVEMRLPESAKAVGDRLVTALTPLGIAKGSGEPDGGADVGAVIRAGTAVVALGQSGLRYFDLHHTPDDTLDKVDPAQLRQNVAAWTTMLAIVANAPETIGPAPAPARR, via the coding sequence ATGAACAAGCGCACCCTGCTCGCGGCCATCGCCGCCTTCGCCCTTCCCCTCCCCGCACTGGCGCAGACCGCCCCCGACGTGGCGGCGCTGCGCGAGGCGGCGCTGGAGGACGATCTCGCCTGGGAGATTACCGAGGGACTGACCACCGAGATCGGCCAGCGGCTGGCGGCGACCGAGGCCGAGGCGCGGGCGCGCGACTGGTCGGTCAAGAAATTGACCGCGCTCGGCTTCCAGAATGTCCGGATCGAGCCGTTCACGATGCCCGTCTGGGAGCGCGGCGACGAGGAAGCCCATGTCCTGGGCGCGTCGGCGCAGAAGCTGACGATCGCGGCATTGGGCAATTCGGGCTCCACCGGGTCGCGCGGCGTGGAGGGCGACGTGGTCTACTTCGCGAGCTTCGCCGATCTGCAGGCCGCACCCGCGGGCAGCCTGAAGGGCAAGATCGCCTTCATCAGCCACGCGATGACCGCGACCCAGGACGGCTCGCAATATGGCCCGTCGGGCGCAGCGCGGCGGCTTGGGCCGTCGCTCGCGGCGAGCAAGGGCGCCGTCGCCACGCTGATCCGCTCGATCGGCACCGATCATCACCGCAACCCGCATACCGGCGGCACGACCTGGGCGCAGGGGGTGAAGCCCACCGCGGCGGCGGCGCTGTCGCTCCCCGACGCCGAGCAGCTCCAGCGGCTGCTCAAGCGCGGGCCGGTGCGGCTCAAGCTGGTCGTGACCTCGGAAATGAAGGGCCAGGGCAGATCGGGCAACGTCATCGCCGAAGTGCCGGGCAGCGATCCGGCGGCGGGAATCGTGCTGATCGCCTGCCATCTCGACAGCTGGGACCTGGGCACCGGCGCGATCGACGATGCATCGGGCTGCGGCATCGTCACCGCCGCCGCCAAGCGCGTCGCCGATGCCGGCCAGCCGCGGCGGACCATCCGCCTGCTGTGGGCGGGCGCCGAGGAGCCCGGCGTGTTCGGCGGCGCGGCGTATTTCGCGGCGCACAAGTCCGAATATCATGCGCTCGCCTCCGAATCGGATTTCGGTGCGGACCGCATCTGGCGGGTCGAGATGCGACTGCCCGAGAGCGCCAAGGCTGTAGGCGACCGGCTGGTGACGGCGCTCACCCCGCTGGGCATCGCGAAGGGGTCGGGCGAGCCTGATGGTGGCGCGGACGTAGGGGCAGTCATTCGGGCCGGCACAGCGGTGGTCGCGCTCGGCCAATCGGGACTGCGCTATTTCGACCTGCACCACACGCCCGACGACACGCTCGACAAGGTCGACCCGGCCCAGCTGCGGCAGAATGTGGCAGCTTGGACGACGATGCTGGCGATTGTGGCGAACGCACCCGAAACGATCGGTCCCGCGCCGGCGCCCGCGAGGCGCTAA
- the dapA gene encoding 4-hydroxy-tetrahydrodipicolinate synthase — MFSGSIPALVTPFRDGAFSEPDFRALVEWQIEQGSAALVPCGTTGEAATLTKEEQFEIVRICADQAKGRVKILAGAGSNDTRVAIGNVEAAQASGADAALMVPPYYNRPSQEGIFRHFEAVAQATDLPIVLYNVPGRTVTDIQPATVARIVKAFPRTFVGIKDASGSLGRVTEHRQGCGPAFAQLSGNDETALGFNAMGGTGCISVTANVAPKLCAEFQAAWAAGDTAQALALHDRLYPLHIAMFSDASPGPVKYALARVRPGFPAELRLPMTAPSEASRAAVDAALEYAGLI, encoded by the coding sequence ATGTTTTCCGGCTCCATTCCGGCACTGGTCACCCCGTTTCGCGACGGCGCCTTCTCCGAGCCCGATTTCCGCGCGCTCGTCGAGTGGCAGATCGAGCAGGGCTCGGCTGCGTTGGTTCCCTGCGGCACCACCGGCGAAGCGGCGACGCTCACCAAGGAAGAACAGTTCGAGATCGTCCGGATCTGCGCCGATCAGGCGAAGGGCAGGGTGAAGATCCTCGCCGGCGCCGGCTCGAACGACACGCGTGTCGCGATCGGCAATGTCGAGGCGGCGCAGGCCTCGGGCGCCGACGCCGCCTTGATGGTCCCGCCTTATTATAACCGCCCCAGCCAGGAGGGTATCTTCCGCCATTTCGAGGCAGTGGCGCAGGCGACCGATCTGCCGATCGTTCTCTACAATGTCCCCGGCCGCACCGTCACCGACATCCAGCCCGCCACTGTCGCGCGGATCGTCAAGGCCTTCCCCCGGACCTTCGTCGGGATCAAGGACGCCAGCGGCAGCCTCGGCCGCGTCACCGAGCATCGCCAGGGCTGCGGCCCCGCTTTCGCCCAGCTTTCGGGCAATGACGAGACCGCGCTCGGCTTCAACGCGATGGGCGGCACCGGCTGTATCTCGGTCACCGCCAATGTCGCGCCAAAGCTGTGCGCCGAGTTCCAGGCCGCCTGGGCGGCGGGCGACACCGCGCAGGCGCTCGCGCTGCACGATCGGCTCTATCCGCTCCACATCGCGATGTTCAGCGATGCCTCGCCCGGCCCGGTCAAATATGCGCTCGCCCGCGTCCGCCCGGGCTTCCCCGCCGAGTTGCGGCTGCCGATGACTGCGCCGTCCGAGGCCAGCCGCGCCGCGGTCGACGCCGCGCTCGAATATGCTGGGTTGATCTAA
- a CDS encoding GNAT family N-acetyltransferase has translation MTVEVARWNGSLAEAADPLLALCRSVFDDFSDAYLLDRLPSLSDPDLWLAVEDGAWRGFKLGYRRGPHLLYSWLGGVDPSLRGQGIASELMRRQHDHAAANGYRFVETRTRAANNPMIVLNLRHGFHVAGFEIDSGGIPIVTQRKKLVAG, from the coding sequence ATGACGGTGGAAGTTGCGCGCTGGAACGGGTCCCTGGCGGAAGCCGCGGACCCGTTGCTCGCGCTGTGCCGATCGGTGTTCGACGACTTCAGCGACGCCTATCTGCTTGATCGCCTGCCAAGCCTGAGCGACCCCGACCTGTGGCTCGCAGTCGAGGATGGCGCGTGGCGCGGCTTCAAGCTCGGCTACCGCCGCGGCCCGCACCTGCTCTATTCCTGGCTAGGCGGCGTCGATCCGTCGCTGCGCGGGCAGGGCATCGCTTCGGAGCTGATGCGCCGCCAGCATGATCATGCCGCAGCGAACGGCTACCGTTTCGTCGAGACCCGCACCCGTGCGGCGAACAATCCGATGATCGTACTGAACCTGCGCCACGGCTTTCATGTAGCCGGGTTCGAGATCGACAGCGGTGGCATCCCGATCGTCACCCAGCGCAAGAAACTGGTCGCAGGCTAA
- the ettA gene encoding energy-dependent translational throttle protein EttA: MAAQYAFVMKDMTKTFPGAPKPVLSNINLQFYQGAKIGIVGPNGAGKSTLMKIMAGVDTDFTGEAWPGEYITVGYLEQEPQLDPTKTVLENVKQGARETADLVDRFNAISAEMGDPKDDTDFDALMEEMGDLQAKIDAVDGWTLDNQLEVAMEALRCPPGDWPVENLSGGEKRRIALTRLLIQKPSILLLDEPTNHLDAESVNWLENHLKEYAGAVLMITHDRYFLDNVVGWILEIDRGKYFPYEGNYSTYLEKKAKRLEQEEREESSRQTAIKNELEWIRQGAKARQTKSKARIAKFEQLVETQKNRKPNSGQIVIQVPERLGGKVIEVENISKAYGDKLLFENLSFTLPAGGIVGVIGPNGAGKSTLFKMITGQETPDTGTIEMGSTVRLGYVDQSRDHLDPKKNVWEEISDGLDYMKVNGHDASTRAYVGAFNFKGADQQKNVGKLSGGERNRVNIAKMLKKGGNVLLLDEPTNDLDIETLGALEEAIENFAGCAVVISHDRFFLDRLATHILAFEGNSHVEWFEGNFESYEEDKRRRLGDAADRPTALSYKKLTR; encoded by the coding sequence GTGGCTGCGCAATATGCCTTCGTCATGAAAGACATGACCAAGACCTTCCCCGGCGCGCCCAAGCCGGTGCTGTCGAACATCAATCTGCAATTCTATCAGGGCGCCAAGATCGGCATCGTCGGCCCCAACGGCGCCGGCAAGTCGACGCTGATGAAGATCATGGCGGGCGTCGACACCGACTTCACCGGCGAGGCGTGGCCGGGCGAATATATCACCGTCGGCTATCTCGAGCAGGAACCCCAGCTCGATCCGACCAAGACCGTGCTTGAAAACGTCAAGCAGGGCGCGCGCGAGACAGCGGACCTGGTCGATCGCTTCAATGCGATCTCGGCAGAGATGGGCGATCCCAAGGACGACACCGATTTCGATGCGCTGATGGAGGAAATGGGCGATCTCCAGGCCAAGATCGACGCGGTCGACGGCTGGACGCTCGACAATCAGCTCGAAGTCGCGATGGAGGCTTTGCGCTGCCCGCCGGGCGACTGGCCGGTCGAGAATCTCTCGGGCGGTGAGAAGCGCCGCATCGCGCTCACCCGCCTGCTGATCCAGAAGCCCTCGATCCTGCTGCTCGACGAGCCGACCAACCATCTGGATGCCGAAAGCGTCAACTGGCTGGAAAACCATCTCAAGGAATATGCCGGCGCGGTGCTGATGATCACCCACGATCGCTATTTCCTCGACAATGTCGTCGGGTGGATCCTCGAAATCGATCGCGGCAAATATTTCCCCTACGAGGGCAATTATTCGACCTATCTCGAGAAGAAGGCCAAGCGCCTCGAGCAGGAAGAGCGCGAGGAATCGAGCCGCCAGACCGCGATCAAGAACGAGCTCGAATGGATTCGCCAGGGCGCCAAGGCGCGCCAGACCAAATCCAAGGCGCGTATCGCCAAGTTCGAGCAGCTGGTCGAAACGCAGAAGAACCGCAAGCCCAACAGCGGCCAGATCGTCATCCAGGTGCCCGAGCGGCTGGGCGGCAAGGTGATCGAGGTCGAGAATATCTCGAAGGCCTATGGTGATAAGCTCTTGTTCGAGAATCTCAGCTTCACGCTGCCGGCGGGCGGCATCGTCGGCGTGATCGGCCCCAACGGCGCCGGCAAATCGACCTTGTTCAAGATGATCACCGGCCAGGAAACCCCGGACACCGGCACGATCGAAATGGGCTCGACCGTACGCCTCGGCTATGTCGATCAGAGCCGCGACCATCTCGACCCCAAGAAGAATGTCTGGGAGGAAATCTCCGACGGGCTCGATTATATGAAGGTCAACGGCCACGATGCCTCGACCCGCGCCTATGTCGGCGCGTTCAACTTCAAGGGCGCCGACCAGCAGAAGAATGTCGGCAAGCTCTCGGGCGGCGAGCGCAACCGGGTGAACATCGCCAAGATGCTCAAGAAGGGCGGCAACGTCCTCCTGCTCGACGAACCGACCAACGATCTCGACATCGAGACGCTGGGCGCGCTCGAGGAAGCCATCGAGAATTTCGCCGGCTGCGCCGTGGTGATCAGCCATGACCGCTTCTTCCTCGATCGCCTCGCGACGCACATCCTGGCGTTCGAAGGCAATTCGCACGTCGAGTGGTTCGAGGGGAATTTCGAGAGCTATGAGGAAGACAAGCGGCGTCGTCTGGGCGATGCGGCGGATCGGCCTACGGCGCTGTCGTACAAGAAGCTGACGCGCTGA
- the greB gene encoding transcription elongation factor GreB has product MDRPNYITPAGYSALKAEYDALFGGERPKLVETISWAAGNGDRSENGDYIYGRKRLREIDRRLGFLSRRMKAAKVVDPAQQVDRTRVYFGATVTVADEDDSERVLTLVGDDEADAGTGRVGWNSPFARALRGAGVGDVRRVTLPGGEREYEVIAITYP; this is encoded by the coding sequence ATGGACCGTCCCAATTACATCACCCCTGCCGGCTATTCCGCGCTCAAGGCCGAATATGACGCCCTGTTCGGCGGCGAGCGGCCGAAGCTGGTCGAGACCATCTCCTGGGCGGCGGGCAATGGCGACCGCTCGGAGAATGGCGACTATATCTATGGCCGCAAGCGGCTGCGCGAGATCGATCGGCGGCTGGGCTTTCTGTCGCGGCGGATGAAGGCGGCGAAGGTGGTCGATCCGGCGCAGCAGGTGGATCGTACGCGCGTCTATTTCGGCGCCACCGTCACCGTTGCCGACGAAGACGATTCCGAGCGGGTGCTGACGCTGGTCGGCGACGACGAGGCCGATGCCGGCACCGGCCGGGTCGGCTGGAACTCGCCCTTCGCACGGGCACTGCGGGGTGCGGGCGTCGGCGACGTACGGCGCGTGACGCTCCCCGGCGGCGAGCGCGAATATGAAGTGATCGCGATCACCTACCCCTGA
- a CDS encoding DoxX family protein, translating into MPIPTNWSAQLLSVLRIAAALGFLHHGTSKFFAIPPFAMEGPLPPLLLAAGAIELVGGALLLIGLFTRPVAFVASGMSAVGYFYAHAGNGLYPSVNGGEAIMLYCFIFLYLAAAGPGPWSVDAMRAQR; encoded by the coding sequence ATGCCGATACCGACCAACTGGTCTGCGCAACTACTGAGCGTGCTGCGGATCGCCGCCGCGCTCGGTTTCCTGCACCATGGCACGTCCAAATTCTTCGCGATCCCGCCCTTCGCGATGGAGGGCCCGCTGCCGCCTCTGCTGCTGGCGGCCGGGGCGATCGAGCTCGTCGGCGGGGCGCTCCTGCTGATTGGATTGTTCACGCGACCGGTGGCGTTCGTCGCCTCGGGAATGTCGGCAGTCGGCTATTTCTACGCGCATGCCGGCAATGGCCTCTATCCGTCGGTCAATGGCGGCGAAGCGATCATGCTCTACTGCTTCATCTTCCTGTATCTTGCCGCGGCAGGCCCCGGGCCCTGGAGCGTCGACGCGATGCGCGCGCAACGCTGA
- a CDS encoding lytic transglycosylase domain-containing protein, which yields MLGFGLKSALLLAGVSGLAASSQLVREQMDWYGQAIESGMPRTPPQYVQSSALDQALVEWKRLQQSDNWPFSDYANFILAHPGWPGETSRRAAAETALDSGASAPSLTIRFFERFAPLTPAGRLRYAEALAVSGKRAEADEQARRAWRAGVLRTADESKLLSGFSSALTPADHDARMDMLLWRGSMALAQRQLGYVSAAKRPIFEARIALRTRAADAGDKSAAAMAAGRSDPGYIADRALWLRDTGQSAAMRSYLAQRPQLTSYPGDAEAWYEVLLTAARGAAADGQYNVAYQIAANVDDAFPAGTDISALPLGERDDYTSLTWLAGTTALYNLSRPREAIGMFERYSRGSKTPTTQSKGLYWAGRAAEAAGDRASADGYYQRAAGFPDLYYGQLAAERMGKALTAPNFKPGTVDPATRDAFFRQEIVRAAQLLGTQGDRAAQNMFVRQIAQAATTDTDHILSAELSRTIGRPDLGVMVGRSALQNGLSDYTAAGYPSVRVPSGHQNYWTMIHAIARQESQFDRAAVSHAGARGLMQLMPGTARETAGKLGLSYNRDSLTTDTDYNIQLGSSYFQRVYNQYGSYPLAVAAYNAGPGNVNKWIRANGDPRLPGGDILRWVEDIPIFETKNYVQRVLENAVVYDLLNPQHARSRGPANLSWYLGKRPG from the coding sequence ATGCTGGGTTTTGGGTTGAAGAGCGCGTTGTTGCTCGCGGGTGTTTCGGGGTTGGCCGCCTCGTCGCAGCTCGTGCGCGAGCAGATGGATTGGTATGGCCAGGCGATCGAAAGCGGCATGCCGCGAACGCCGCCGCAATATGTCCAGTCGAGCGCGCTCGATCAGGCGCTGGTCGAATGGAAGCGGCTCCAGCAATCCGATAACTGGCCCTTCTCCGATTATGCCAATTTCATCCTCGCGCATCCCGGCTGGCCCGGCGAGACGAGCCGGCGCGCCGCGGCGGAGACGGCGCTCGACAGCGGCGCCTCGGCGCCTTCGCTGACGATTCGCTTCTTCGAGCGCTTCGCACCGCTGACTCCGGCCGGGCGTCTGCGCTATGCCGAGGCGCTGGCGGTATCGGGCAAGCGCGCCGAGGCCGACGAGCAGGCGCGGCGCGCCTGGCGCGCGGGCGTGCTGCGCACCGCCGACGAGAGCAAGCTGCTGAGCGGCTTTTCGAGCGCGCTCACCCCCGCCGATCATGATGCGCGGATGGATATGCTGCTGTGGCGCGGATCGATGGCGCTGGCGCAGCGGCAATTGGGCTACGTATCGGCGGCGAAGCGGCCGATCTTCGAGGCGCGGATCGCGCTTCGCACCAGGGCTGCGGATGCCGGCGACAAGAGCGCCGCGGCAATGGCAGCCGGCCGCAGCGATCCGGGCTATATCGCCGATCGCGCGCTGTGGCTGCGCGACACCGGCCAGAGCGCGGCGATGCGATCCTATCTGGCGCAGCGCCCGCAGCTGACATCCTATCCCGGCGACGCCGAGGCGTGGTATGAGGTGCTGCTGACGGCGGCGCGCGGGGCGGCGGCGGACGGGCAGTATAATGTGGCCTATCAGATCGCGGCCAATGTCGACGACGCCTTCCCGGCGGGGACCGATATCAGTGCGCTGCCGCTGGGCGAGCGCGACGATTATACCAGCCTGACCTGGCTGGCGGGCACCACCGCGCTCTATAATCTTTCGCGCCCTCGCGAAGCGATCGGCATGTTCGAACGTTATTCGCGCGGATCGAAGACGCCTACGACTCAATCCAAGGGGCTCTATTGGGCCGGGCGTGCGGCGGAAGCGGCGGGCGACCGGGCCTCAGCCGATGGCTATTATCAGCGCGCAGCGGGCTTTCCCGATCTCTATTACGGCCAGCTCGCCGCCGAGCGGATGGGCAAGGCGCTGACCGCGCCCAACTTCAAGCCCGGGACCGTCGACCCGGCGACGCGCGATGCCTTCTTCCGCCAGGAGATCGTCCGCGCGGCGCAGTTGCTCGGCACGCAGGGCGATCGAGCGGCGCAGAATATGTTCGTGCGCCAGATCGCCCAGGCGGCGACGACCGATACCGATCATATCCTATCCGCCGAATTGAGCCGCACGATCGGCCGCCCCGATCTGGGAGTGATGGTGGGCCGCAGCGCGCTGCAGAACGGGCTCTCCGATTATACCGCGGCGGGCTACCCGTCGGTAAGGGTGCCGAGCGGGCACCAGAATTACTGGACGATGATCCACGCGATCGCGCGGCAGGAGAGCCAGTTCGATCGCGCCGCTGTGAGCCATGCCGGCGCACGCGGGCTGATGCAGCTGATGCCGGGCACCGCGCGCGAGACTGCGGGCAAGCTCGGGCTGAGCTACAACCGCGATTCGCTGACGACCGACACCGATTACAATATCCAGCTCGGATCGAGCTATTTCCAGCGCGTCTACAACCAATATGGCAGCTACCCGCTGGCAGTGGCGGCCTATAATGCCGGGCCGGGCAATGTGAACAAGTGGATCCGCGCGAACGGCGATCCGCGCCTGCCGGGCGGCGACATATTGCGCTGGGTGGAAGATATCCCGATCTTCGAGACCAAGAATTACGTCCAGCGGGTGCTGGAGAATGCCGTGGTCTACGATCTGCTCAACCCGCAGCATGCGCGCAGCCGCGGGCCGGCGAATCTGAGCTGGTATCTGGGGAAGCGGCCGGGCTAG
- a CDS encoding dicarboxylate/amino acid:cation symporter, which produces MLTALPPAVPPRPFWRLLYFWVVVGIVAGISVGHFAPDFGASLQPLGDGFIALVKMIIPPVIFLTVVTGIAGSHGLGTLGRVVFKAFAYFLFFSTLALILGLIVANLFQPGAGMNIDPATLDAASVHGFEEKAHASTLTGFLLGVIPTTLVSAFTSGSILQILFVAVLFGISLALVGAPARPVTEMLERLALVVFRLATIVMWAAPVGAFGAMAFTIGRYGLGSLISLGALVGTFYLTSAIFVLAILGGVAALNGFSILKLLRYLKAELLLVLGTSSSEAALPALIEKMQRAGCDKEVVGVVVPTGYSFNLDGTNIYMTLAALFIAQATGVELSLGEQLALLGVAMLSSKGAAGVTGSGFITLAATLAIVPQVPIAGMALILGVDRFMSECRSITNFIGNAVATLVVARWEGALDQDALHRALNGVPDALPAAPAVEMDPD; this is translated from the coding sequence ATGCTCACTGCGCTTCCCCCTGCCGTCCCGCCGCGCCCATTCTGGCGATTGCTCTATTTCTGGGTGGTCGTCGGCATCGTCGCCGGCATCTCGGTCGGCCATTTCGCTCCCGACTTCGGGGCAAGCCTGCAGCCGCTTGGCGACGGCTTCATCGCTTTGGTCAAGATGATCATCCCGCCGGTGATCTTCCTCACCGTCGTCACCGGGATCGCCGGATCGCACGGGCTGGGCACGCTCGGCCGGGTGGTTTTCAAGGCCTTTGCCTACTTCCTGTTCTTTTCGACGCTGGCGCTGATCCTCGGGCTGATCGTCGCCAACCTGTTCCAGCCCGGCGCGGGGATGAACATCGACCCCGCGACGCTCGACGCCGCGTCGGTGCACGGCTTCGAGGAGAAGGCGCACGCATCCACCCTCACCGGTTTCCTGCTGGGCGTGATCCCGACGACTTTGGTCTCGGCATTCACCAGCGGATCGATCCTCCAGATCCTGTTCGTCGCGGTGCTGTTCGGCATCTCGCTGGCGCTGGTCGGCGCCCCTGCCCGGCCGGTGACCGAGATGCTCGAGCGGCTGGCGCTGGTGGTGTTCCGGCTGGCGACGATCGTGATGTGGGCGGCGCCGGTCGGCGCGTTCGGGGCGATGGCGTTCACGATCGGACGCTATGGCCTGGGCAGCCTGATCAGCCTGGGCGCGCTGGTCGGCACTTTCTATCTCACCTCGGCGATCTTCGTGCTGGCGATCCTGGGCGGCGTGGCGGCGCTCAACGGCTTCTCAATCCTCAAGCTGCTGCGCTATCTCAAGGCCGAGCTGCTGCTCGTGCTCGGCACCTCTTCGTCCGAGGCCGCCCTGCCCGCCTTGATCGAGAAGATGCAGCGCGCCGGCTGCGACAAGGAAGTGGTCGGGGTGGTGGTGCCCACCGGCTATTCGTTCAACCTCGACGGCACCAACATATATATGACGCTGGCGGCCCTGTTCATCGCCCAGGCGACGGGGGTCGAGCTGTCGCTCGGCGAGCAGCTCGCCTTGCTCGGGGTGGCGATGCTGAGCTCGAAGGGCGCGGCTGGGGTGACCGGATCGGGCTTCATCACGCTGGCGGCGACGCTGGCGATCGTGCCGCAGGTGCCGATCGCGGGCATGGCGCTCATCCTGGGAGTCGATCGCTTCATGAGCGAATGCCGCAGCATCACCAACTTCATCGGCAATGCCGTCGCGACGCTGGTTGTCGCCCGCTGGGAGGGCGCGCTGG